From the genome of Bosea sp. Tri-49, one region includes:
- a CDS encoding lytic transglycosylase domain-containing protein: MRAGRRRILAAALAATLLSGSAWAEPQTESVAQTICRLIEGAAKTHDLPIAFFTRLIWRESSFRPNVVSPAGAQGIAQFMPGTANERGLADPFDPEAAIPASASFLAALKNQLGNLGLAAAAYNGGPNRVARWVERGGTLPYETQAYVRFITGRPVEEWRLGAGESPPPATREETDCLATVASIRITTPAVLVEGAYGPFGVQLAGNASKARAIASYQRVAARFASLLSGKPTMILGSAVPGRGRGRFYRVRLPAQSLREATLACNRLRQAGGACLVLRN; encoded by the coding sequence GTGAGGGCAGGGCGCCGCCGCATTCTCGCTGCGGCGCTCGCCGCCACGCTCCTCAGCGGTTCGGCCTGGGCCGAGCCGCAGACCGAGAGTGTGGCTCAGACCATTTGCCGCCTGATCGAGGGCGCCGCGAAGACGCACGATCTGCCCATCGCTTTCTTCACGCGCCTGATCTGGCGCGAGAGCAGCTTCCGGCCAAACGTTGTCAGCCCGGCCGGCGCGCAAGGCATTGCCCAGTTCATGCCGGGCACGGCGAACGAGCGCGGCCTTGCCGACCCGTTCGACCCGGAGGCGGCGATCCCGGCTTCGGCGTCGTTCCTCGCGGCGCTCAAGAACCAGCTCGGCAATCTCGGCCTCGCCGCAGCCGCCTACAATGGCGGGCCGAACCGTGTCGCGCGCTGGGTCGAGCGCGGCGGCACGCTGCCCTACGAGACGCAGGCCTATGTCCGCTTCATCACCGGTCGTCCCGTAGAAGAATGGCGGCTAGGAGCTGGGGAGTCTCCGCCCCCGGCGACGCGGGAGGAGACCGACTGCCTCGCCACAGTCGCTTCGATCCGCATCACGACGCCGGCCGTGCTGGTCGAGGGCGCCTATGGGCCGTTTGGGGTGCAACTCGCCGGCAATGCCTCGAAGGCGCGCGCCATCGCCTCCTATCAGCGTGTCGCCGCGCGTTTCGCCTCGCTGCTATCAGGCAAGCCGACCATGATCCTGGGCTCTGCCGTGCCGGGGCGAGGCAGGGGCCGCTTCTATCGCGTCAGGTTGCCGGCGCAGAGCCTGCGCGAGGCGACGCTGGCCTGCAATCGCCTGCGGCAGGCGGGTGGGGCGTGTCTGGTGCTGCGGAATTGA
- a CDS encoding DUF3750 domain-containing protein — protein sequence MIRRFLLLFTLIFLLPLGTHAAWWQWQPLASDWARADWSSAALLPAPGIETEATVHVFAARVGRWRGVFAHHSWVVVKEKNASAYTRFDVVGWGNPVRVNVRAADGRWYGNVPELVSEIRGTAAEALIPRIREAVKSYSYSTNGSYAAWPGPNSNSFVQHILAEVPELGRALPPTAIGKDWRGDGLYAGWTPSRTGLQASLYGLAGVTLGWVEGIEINLLGLVAGFDLQRPALKLPGWGRIGFSA from the coding sequence ATGATCCGGCGCTTTCTCCTCCTCTTCACCCTGATTTTCCTGCTCCCGCTCGGCACGCATGCCGCCTGGTGGCAATGGCAGCCGCTCGCGTCCGACTGGGCACGTGCCGACTGGTCGAGCGCAGCGCTCCTGCCCGCCCCCGGCATCGAGACCGAAGCGACTGTTCATGTCTTCGCTGCCCGCGTCGGCCGCTGGCGCGGCGTCTTCGCCCATCATTCCTGGGTGGTGGTGAAGGAGAAAAACGCCTCGGCCTACACCCGCTTCGACGTCGTCGGCTGGGGCAATCCGGTGCGCGTCAACGTCCGCGCCGCCGACGGGCGCTGGTATGGCAACGTGCCGGAGCTGGTCAGCGAGATCAGGGGCACTGCGGCCGAGGCGCTGATCCCGCGCATCCGCGAGGCTGTGAAGAGCTACAGCTACAGCACGAATGGCTCCTATGCGGCCTGGCCGGGACCCAACTCCAACAGCTTCGTCCAGCATATCCTTGCGGAAGTGCCAGAGCTCGGCCGCGCCCTGCCGCCGACGGCGATTGGCAAGGACTGGCGCGGGGACGGCCTTTACGCCGGCTGGACGCCGAGCCGCACCGGTTTGCAAGCCTCGCTTTACGGGCTAGCGGGTGTCACGCTCGGCTGGGTCGAGGGCATCGAGATCAATCTGCTCGGCCTCGTCGCCGGCTTCGACCTGCAGCGGCCAGCGCTGAAGCTGCCGGGCTGGGGGCGCATCGGCTTCTCGGCCTGA